Proteins encoded by one window of Chryseobacterium aquaeductus:
- a CDS encoding redoxin domain-containing protein, producing MFAKIIYTFFFLVAISLNGQSKTGIQFQTKNLEEAKKLAQQENKLIFIDLYTTWCGPCKLMKKNTFPNPELGEFFNKNFISLYSDAEKEGTELAKKFKIVNYPSFLFLDQNGELVQYEYGYYNATQFLNVGQSVLKKKSTNKETPKLDEVKGKMVGEMIPDFTAKDQFKKNFSLSAEKKKTVLVFIRGQWCPYCNKYIESLQNLAPELESKNTRLVIISPEKPEFIEKTISKTKTQYSVLYDENYRIAELFDVLYTPEKKTIDFYEKHLGDDFKKSRSDDSGRLPVSATYILDENQEIIWRHFNPDYKERASLEDILKQL from the coding sequence ATGTTCGCAAAAATAATTTATACATTTTTCTTTTTAGTTGCCATTTCGTTGAATGGACAAAGCAAAACCGGAATCCAATTTCAGACTAAAAATTTAGAAGAAGCCAAAAAACTGGCACAACAGGAAAATAAACTCATCTTCATCGATCTGTACACCACTTGGTGTGGCCCGTGCAAACTGATGAAAAAGAATACATTCCCGAATCCTGAACTGGGAGAGTTTTTCAATAAAAATTTCATCAGTCTTTATAGTGATGCTGAAAAAGAAGGAACAGAACTTGCCAAAAAATTTAAAATCGTTAATTATCCTTCCTTTCTTTTCTTAGACCAAAACGGCGAATTGGTGCAGTACGAATATGGATATTACAACGCAACTCAATTTCTGAATGTTGGACAATCGGTTCTTAAAAAGAAATCCACAAATAAAGAAACACCGAAATTAGATGAAGTGAAGGGGAAAATGGTGGGCGAAATGATTCCTGATTTTACGGCAAAAGATCAATTTAAAAAAAACTTCTCGTTGTCAGCAGAAAAAAAGAAAACGGTCTTGGTTTTTATTCGTGGACAATGGTGTCCGTACTGTAACAAATACATCGAAAGCCTTCAAAATCTTGCGCCTGAATTAGAATCTAAAAATACAAGACTGGTCATCATTTCTCCCGAAAAACCTGAATTTATAGAGAAAACCATCAGCAAAACGAAAACTCAGTATTCTGTTTTGTATGATGAAAATTATAGAATTGCAGAACTTTTTGATGTGCTGTATACTCCAGAAAAGAAAACGATTGATTTCTACGAAAAACATCTTGGAGACGATTTCAAAAAAAGCCGTTCCGATGATTCTGGAAGATTGCCGGTTTCCGCCACTTACATTTTAGATGAAAATCAAGAAATAATCTGGAGACATTTCAATCCTGATTACAAAGAAAGAGCTTCATTAGAAGACATTTTAAAACAACTTTAA
- the tilS gene encoding tRNA lysidine(34) synthetase TilS — translation MLEKSSLKKQLENLIEFPENQTYLLAVSGGVDSMVLAFIFKALGLNFQIAHVNYKLRGEDSDADQKMVEDFCFQNDIKFHLYEVSENDNKPENSIQIWARELRYNFFKHIKEKDNLQFLVTAHHLNDQLETFVINLSKASGIKGLSGIPANDNKILRPLLNFSKEEIYDFAEEHQIEFREDLSNKKSDYLRNKIRNELVPKLLETNDHFLENFKKSLSYLNQTKDFVQQKIEEIESGISISHHENKIFDKEKLHLESDFVKFEILKKYGFEKEEEIKKIFKSETGSSFFSKEFKILINRNELIFIQLNLKKENQEEIILTNVFDLNQNILEINLTETILNPEEINQTFEWEFDAEKLTFPLRLRKKEEGDVFYPIGFSGKKKVSKFFKDEKLSILVKQRIWILIDGKNTILGIIPFRQDRRLMALKNTKKTLKIRWTKEQQIL, via the coding sequence ATGCTGGAAAAATCAAGCTTAAAAAAACAACTCGAAAATCTTATAGAATTTCCTGAAAATCAGACGTACCTTTTAGCAGTTAGCGGCGGTGTAGATTCTATGGTTTTGGCTTTTATTTTCAAGGCTTTAGGTTTAAATTTCCAAATTGCGCATGTGAATTACAAACTTCGTGGAGAAGATTCTGATGCGGATCAAAAAATGGTTGAAGATTTCTGTTTTCAAAATGATATTAAATTTCATTTATATGAAGTTTCAGAAAATGATAATAAGCCTGAAAATTCTATTCAGATTTGGGCAAGAGAACTTCGCTATAATTTCTTTAAGCACATTAAGGAAAAAGATAATTTACAATTTTTAGTGACTGCACATCATCTGAATGATCAGTTGGAAACTTTTGTCATCAATTTATCTAAAGCTTCAGGAATAAAAGGTCTGAGTGGAATTCCTGCAAACGACAATAAAATTCTTCGTCCGCTTTTGAATTTTTCTAAAGAAGAAATTTACGATTTCGCTGAGGAACATCAGATTGAATTTCGGGAAGATCTTTCCAATAAAAAAAGTGATTACTTAAGAAATAAAATCCGTAACGAATTGGTTCCGAAACTTTTGGAAACGAATGATCATTTTTTGGAGAATTTTAAAAAATCTTTATCATATTTAAATCAGACAAAAGATTTTGTTCAGCAAAAGATTGAAGAAATTGAAAGCGGAATTTCTATTTCTCATCACGAAAATAAAATTTTCGATAAAGAAAAACTTCATCTCGAAAGTGATTTTGTGAAATTTGAAATTTTAAAAAAATATGGTTTTGAAAAGGAAGAAGAAATCAAAAAAATCTTCAAATCTGAAACCGGAAGTTCTTTCTTTTCTAAGGAATTCAAGATCTTAATTAACCGAAATGAACTGATTTTCATTCAATTAAATCTAAAAAAAGAAAATCAGGAAGAAATTATTTTAACTAATGTATTTGATCTTAATCAAAATATTTTGGAAATCAATCTTACGGAAACCATTTTGAATCCTGAAGAGATCAACCAAACATTTGAATGGGAATTTGATGCTGAAAAATTGACTTTTCCATTAAGGCTTCGCAAAAAAGAAGAAGGAGACGTTTTTTATCCGATTGGTTTTTCGGGAAAAAAGAAAGTTTCAAAGTTTTTTAAGGACGAAAAATTATCTATTTTAGTAAAGCAAAGAATTTGGATTTTAATTGATGGAAAAAATACTATTTTGGGAATTATTCCTTTCCGTCAGGACAGAAGATTAATGGCTTTAAAAAACACAAAGAAAACACTTAAAATCAGATGGACAAAAGAACAACAAATACTTTAG
- a CDS encoding DoxX family protein, with protein sequence MKNYINWALRLIPAIILLQTLFFKFTAHPDSVAIFSKLHAEPFGRIFSGILELFTAVLILNPKTTFWGAILGFFTMLGAIASHLFILGIDTNDDGGKLFYLALTVLVFCVILLFKFKKK encoded by the coding sequence ATGAAAAACTATATCAATTGGGCATTACGATTAATTCCTGCCATTATTTTACTGCAAACTTTATTCTTCAAATTTACGGCACATCCAGACTCTGTCGCTATTTTTTCTAAGCTTCACGCAGAACCTTTTGGAAGAATTTTTTCCGGTATTTTGGAACTTTTCACAGCAGTTTTGATACTGAATCCGAAAACCACTTTTTGGGGAGCTATTTTAGGATTTTTTACGATGCTTGGAGCTATAGCTTCACACTTATTCATATTAGGCATTGACACCAATGACGATGGCGGAAAATTATTTTATCTCGCGCTTACCGTTCTTGTTTTTTGTGTGATTCTTTTATTTAAATTTAAAAAAAAATAA
- a CDS encoding YHS domain-containing (seleno)protein, which produces MKNIFTLILVFVLPFFAFSQKTEHRNLENKLAIQGYDPVSYIEQKKAVKGKKELAVNVNGAIYYTSSEKNKELLRKNPEKYEPVYGGWCAFALGDYGEKVEINPTTFKIIDGKTHLFYNKFFNNTLTSWNKNESKLKKSADQNWKKLTN; this is translated from the coding sequence ATGAAAAACATATTCACACTCATTCTCGTTTTTGTACTTCCTTTTTTTGCATTTTCTCAAAAAACAGAACACCGAAATTTAGAAAATAAACTGGCAATTCAGGGGTATGATCCTGTTTCCTACATCGAACAGAAAAAAGCGGTAAAAGGTAAAAAAGAATTGGCAGTTAATGTAAACGGAGCCATTTATTATACTTCTTCGGAAAAAAACAAAGAACTCCTGAGAAAAAACCCTGAAAAATACGAACCTGTTTACGGTGGCTGGTGCGCTTTTGCACTGGGAGATTATGGTGAGAAAGTGGAAATCAATCCTACAACTTTTAAAATCATTGACGGAAAAACCCATTTGTTCTACAATAAATTTTTCAACAACACCCTTACTTCCTGGAATAAGAACGAATCAAAACTAAAGAAAAGCGCCGACCAAAACTGGAAAAAACTGACCAATTAA
- a CDS encoding DM13 domain-containing protein has translation MFKTIFTTVIVAFLMTSCIRESTATEDLMEMAPENATLKYSGNFMQGPYGNNVNGKAEIYQKDGTFTLVFNDGFTVSNGPDLYVYVSKEQQPSQFVSLGKLKSVNGGQTYTFTSPVNFDEYKYAVVHCQQFDHLFSYALLEKK, from the coding sequence ATGTTTAAAACAATTTTTACTACAGTTATCGTTGCATTTTTAATGACATCCTGCATCAGAGAAAGCACCGCAACAGAAGATTTAATGGAAATGGCTCCTGAAAATGCTACGTTAAAATATTCCGGAAACTTTATGCAAGGTCCTTACGGAAACAACGTCAACGGAAAAGCTGAAATTTATCAAAAAGACGGAACTTTTACTTTGGTTTTTAATGATGGTTTCACGGTTAGCAATGGTCCGGATTTGTACGTTTATGTGAGTAAAGAACAGCAACCATCGCAATTTGTTTCTTTAGGAAAACTGAAATCTGTGAACGGCGGACAAACCTACACTTTCACAAGCCCGGTAAATTTCGATGAGTATAAGTATGCGGTCGTTCATTGTCAACAGTTCGATCATTTATTTTCTTACGCTTTACTTGAGAAAAAATAA
- a CDS encoding RNA polymerase sigma factor: MDKRTTNTLAIDDFQKDNNVAFGILYKKYFGHTRKFILANKGNLEDAEDVFQDALIILYEKLYDDDFKAYTCLANYVTGISKNLWLKKLRNRNFFVEMHESYYFENKEEINQAIENERDYWDKLNDYINEISTHCQNLIHDIFMKNKNIDEIQEKYKYSSKHNAQNQKHKCVEQIRKIKKDDNF, from the coding sequence ATGGACAAAAGAACAACAAATACTTTAGCAATTGATGATTTTCAAAAAGACAATAACGTTGCTTTTGGTATTTTATACAAAAAATATTTTGGACACACCCGAAAATTCATTCTTGCTAATAAAGGGAATCTGGAAGATGCAGAAGATGTTTTTCAAGATGCGTTGATCATTTTGTACGAGAAATTGTACGATGACGATTTCAAAGCCTACACCTGTCTTGCCAATTACGTTACCGGAATTTCTAAAAACCTATGGCTTAAAAAACTTCGCAATCGAAACTTTTTTGTGGAAATGCATGAAAGTTATTATTTTGAAAACAAAGAAGAAATCAATCAAGCCATAGAAAACGAGCGAGATTATTGGGACAAACTCAATGATTACATCAACGAAATCTCTACACACTGCCAAAACCTCATTCATGATATTTTTATGAAAAATAAAAACATTGATGAAATACAGGAAAAATATAAGTATTCCAGCAAACACAATGCGCAAAATCAAAAGCATAAATGTGTGGAACAAATCCGGAAAATAAAAAAAGATGATAATTTTTAA
- a CDS encoding DinB family protein, with translation MNRDESVYAILHEILNEQQDLLRKISPEIYTHQIPSLDGSTIGGHTRHIIEFLEVLLNSYHTNQINYDDRQRNLELEKNPEKAIQIISEILAGINLPNKNLIINQTVGTISLEIPTNFFRELLYNIEHCIHHQALIKVAFNEIKISHLLNKNFGIAPSTIQYRETQNLN, from the coding sequence ATGAACAGAGACGAGTCAGTTTATGCAATCTTGCACGAGATTCTTAATGAGCAACAAGATTTACTACGGAAAATTTCACCGGAAATATATACTCATCAAATTCCATCTTTAGACGGTTCTACCATTGGTGGACACACGAGACACATTATTGAGTTTTTAGAAGTTTTACTGAATTCTTATCATACCAATCAGATTAATTATGACGATAGACAAAGAAATCTGGAATTAGAAAAAAATCCTGAAAAAGCGATACAGATTATTTCCGAAATACTTGCCGGCATTAATTTACCCAACAAAAATTTGATAATCAATCAGACGGTGGGAACTATTTCTTTGGAAATTCCGACCAATTTCTTTCGTGAGCTTTTGTACAATATTGAGCACTGCATTCATCATCAGGCATTGATAAAAGTGGCTTTTAACGAAATTAAAATAAGTCATTTACTCAACAAAAATTTTGGAATTGCGCCTTCAACGATTCAATACAGAGAAACTCAAAATCTAAATTAA